The Deltaproteobacteria bacterium genomic interval TGGCGAGGCTGATCGTTTCTGACTTGAGGGCGAGACCCGGTCCGCTGGTTCCGGTCAGCCCAAGGGCACCGGTAAAGGCGGCCCCCAGTGCCGCACCGGCCGCGGCAATCTCATCCTCCATTTGCAGGGTTTTCACGCCAAAATTTTTGTGCTTGGAAAGTTCATGGAGAATGTCCGAGGCAGGGGTGATCGGGTAGCTGGCGTACACGAGTGGTTTCCCGGCCAGCTGTGAAGCGGCGACGAAGCCGATGGCGGTCGCCTCATTCCCGGTAATGTTTCTGTATTTACCCGGGGCGAGCTTTGCCTTCGGGACATGATAATGTTTTTTGAAAAGTTCCGCTGTCTCCCCGTAATGATAGCCGGCCTTCAAGGCCATCTCGTTCGCCTTGGCGATCTCCCCTTTAAACTTTTTGTTGATCCAGCCAGTGGTGACATCAAGGGTTCTGTCGTACAACCAGAACATGAGCCCCAAGGCGTAGAAGTTTTTGCAACGATCAATCTCCTTTTTGCCCAAAGAGGTTCCTTGGATAGAATTGGCATTGAGTGTCGTGATCGGGAGTTGATAAACCTCGTAACGACCGAGACCACCATCGGTCAATGGGTTTGTGGCGTACCCCGCTTTTTTGAGGTTCCCTTCGGTAAAGGCATCCATATTGACGATCAGCATCCCTCCTTCTTCGAGGTCTTTCAGATTTGTCTTGAGGGCGGCCGGGTTCATGGCGACAAGGACATTAGGGGCATCTCCCGGGGTACGGATGTCCCGGCTGGAAAAATTGATCTGATAACCCGAAACGCCGGCCAATGAACCGGCGGGGGCCCGGATTTCAGCCGGGTAGTCGGGGAAGGTGGAAAGGTCATTGCCCAGCGTCGCTGTCGTTGTCGTAAATTGCATCCCGGTCAACTGCATGCCATCCCCGGAATCGCCGCAAAAACGGATGACGACGTCCTGTTTTTCTTCTACCCCTTTACCGATTGTCACCCCTTTCTTATCCTGACTCATCTTCTTCTTTCCTTTCAGCCTTTCAAGCCCCGTCAGGGCTTTTTTGCTCCTGGTGCGGGTCGGGTGGCAGATTCAACACCTCGTACGGAAAATGCTCCGCCAGGTACATGATTATATCACTCGTTGAGATAAGACCGCAAATCACTCCCCCCTCCTTAAGAATCGGCAGGCGTCGATAACCCCCCTTGGACATGATTTGTATCGCGGTGGCTATGGAATCGTCCATTCGGATCGTCTTTGGTTTAGGGGTCATGAACCGATCAATGGGGGAAGAAACCAACTCTTGAGACTCAGTCACAATCTTTGTCAGGGCATCTCTTTCGGTAAAAATTCCCACGAGAGCCCCCTTTTTTTGAATGAGTGCGCTTCCCTTTTTCTCTTTTTGCATCCTCTGAACAACTTCTTTGAGTGGTGTTCCGGATTCTACAATAAGAGCCGGTCTCATTCGAAGATGCTTGATTTTAGCCTGCTTGAGGGCCTTTCGCAGTTCCATGGTGACACTCCTTTCATACTCCAGAGAAGAGGGATCTGTCAAATCGGGTATGAATTGTAAAACGGGCTATCGGTTTGACTTAAAGGGGAACTTCTGTCAATAGGGTAGTGTCGAATTGAGGATGATGGGGATCATGTTCGAAAAACAGGGAAAATACGGTTTTTGGCAGCGGGTTTATCTGGTGGAGGCGGTAAGAGGGCTCTGGACAACGGGGCTTCACTTTTTCAGGAATTTTGTCGGCTTGAAAAAGATCGGAACCTACGAATATCCGGAAAAACCGAAACCGATTCCGGAGGGATATCGGGCAGAACACCGGCTGATGCTCCGGCCGGACAATTCGATCCGGTGTACCGCCTGTATGCTTTGCGCCACCGCCTGCCCGGCGGAGTGTATTGAAATTGTGGCGGCGGAAAATCCTGACCCCAAGATTGAAAAACAGCCGACAGTCTATAACATTAACTTATTGAGGTGTGTTTTCTGCGGACTTTGTGTGGAGGCCTGCCCCTGCGATGCGATCCGGATGGATACGAAGCAAATTGACATGGCCGGATTCACACGCGGCGAATTCATCCGAGATATCGATTATCTGACACAAAACCATCCCGAGGGGATGAGTCCTATTTCAATTGCGCCATGAAGAAACCTCGGGTGAACCACCCTTGGGTGAAACACCCTTATCGTGTCACACTGATTCGCGGCGACGGGATCGGGCCTGAGATTACCGATGTCGCCCTCCAGGTTTTAGCGGCCACCGGTGCCAAGATCCAGTGGGATGAGCAGATCGCGGGTCTTCGGGCGATCGATCGTTTGGGGACACCGCTTCCGGAGGCGACCCTCCAGTCCATTCGCAAAAATAAGGTCGCCCTGAAAGGCCCGCTCACAACGCCGGTTGGCAAAGGTTTTTCGAGCGTCAATGTCCTGATCCGGAAAGAATTCAACTTCTACGCCAATGTGAGGCCGGTTAAAAGTCTTCCTGCTCTTTCCGATCGGTTTGGGCCTGTGGATCTCGTCATTGTGAGAGAGAACACGGAAGATCTTTATTCCGGCATCGAACATATCGTCTCGCCCGGTGTCGTCGAGTCGGTCAAGGTGATTACCCGCAAGGCGTCACTCCGGATTGCCAATTTTGCCTTTAAGTATGCCGAGCAAAATGGAAGAAAAAAGGTGACGGCGATTCACAAGGCGAACATCATGAAACTCTCGGACGGACTTTTTTTGGATTGCGCCCGGCAGGTGG includes:
- a CDS encoding 2-oxoacid:acceptor oxidoreductase subunit alpha; protein product: MSQDKKGVTIGKGVEEKQDVVIRFCGDSGDGMQLTGMQFTTTTATLGNDLSTFPDYPAEIRAPAGSLAGVSGYQINFSSRDIRTPGDAPNVLVAMNPAALKTNLKDLEEGGMLIVNMDAFTEGNLKKAGYATNPLTDGGLGRYEVYQLPITTLNANSIQGTSLGKKEIDRCKNFYALGLMFWLYDRTLDVTTGWINKKFKGEIAKANEMALKAGYHYGETAELFKKHYHVPKAKLAPGKYRNITGNEATAIGFVAASQLAGKPLVYASYPITPASDILHELSKHKNFGVKTLQMEDEIAAAGAALGAAFTGALGLTGTSGPGLALKSETISLAIMAELPMVIVDVQRGGPSTGLPTKTEQADLFQAFFGRNSEAPLAVVAPCSPSDCFLMAIEAFRIAVEYMTPVIYLSDGFLANGSEPWLVPAIESLPRIKITHPTEAESFKPYLRNEKTLARPWAIPGTPGLEHRIGGLEKENVTGNVCYDPKNHELMVHLRTEKVARVAQSIPDVKVFGKEGGDLLVVGWGGTYGAITSAVEEMQRKGYSVSSIHLRYLNPFPKNLSEVLGSFEKILVPELNLGQLAFILRGQFGVEAQSLTKVQGQPFKVKEIMNGIEKILQTRKVKPWPEKQLASPN
- a CDS encoding CBS domain-containing protein, encoding MELRKALKQAKIKHLRMRPALIVESGTPLKEVVQRMQKEKKGSALIQKKGALVGIFTERDALTKIVTESQELVSSPIDRFMTPKPKTIRMDDSIATAIQIMSKGGYRRLPILKEGGVICGLISTSDIIMYLAEHFPYEVLNLPPDPHQEQKSPDGA
- a CDS encoding NADH-quinone oxidoreductase subunit I, whose translation is MFEKQGKYGFWQRVYLVEAVRGLWTTGLHFFRNFVGLKKIGTYEYPEKPKPIPEGYRAEHRLMLRPDNSIRCTACMLCATACPAECIEIVAAENPDPKIEKQPTVYNINLLRCVFCGLCVEACPCDAIRMDTKQIDMAGFTRGEFIRDIDYLTQNHPEGMSPISIAP
- a CDS encoding isocitrate/isopropylmalate dehydrogenase family protein; this encodes MKKPRVNHPWVKHPYRVTLIRGDGIGPEITDVALQVLAATGAKIQWDEQIAGLRAIDRLGTPLPEATLQSIRKNKVALKGPLTTPVGKGFSSVNVLIRKEFNFYANVRPVKSLPALSDRFGPVDLVIVRENTEDLYSGIEHIVSPGVVESVKVITRKASLRIANFAFKYAEQNGRKKVTAIHKANIMKLSDGLFLDCARQVAKKYPKIHYDELIVDNACMQLVLNPSRFDILLLENLYGDIVSDLAAGLIGGLGLVPGGNIGESGALFEAVHGSAPDIAGKQKANPVALVLSAAMMLDHLGEKKAADKIRRAVEKVLSQKKFRTPDLGGKATTKEMGEAIVKRIRS